The following proteins are co-located in the Halobaculum roseum genome:
- the bluB gene encoding 5,6-dimethylbenzimidazole synthase — protein sequence MVEFGADEREAVYKSIYARRDIRQFCAEPVSEEVVARILDAAHHAPSVGFSQPWDFVVVKDDETKSEIALIAERAIAAAREGYQEPKKSDFGQLKLEGITDAPVNICITCDPTRDAPHVLGRNTMQEMDVYSTCLAIQNLWLAARAEGVGVGWVSFLYPHELREVLNIPHHIQPVAYLCVGYPKNGFPDEPVLQQQGWRERINGEELVHYGAWNPTKTPETQSQPKSPTDD from the coding sequence ATGGTTGAGTTCGGCGCGGACGAACGGGAAGCTGTCTACAAATCCATCTATGCACGGCGGGACATCAGACAGTTCTGTGCTGAACCTGTCTCTGAGGAGGTGGTAGCGCGGATACTGGACGCTGCGCATCACGCTCCCAGCGTGGGATTCTCTCAGCCGTGGGACTTCGTGGTAGTCAAAGACGATGAAACAAAATCAGAGATAGCATTAATCGCTGAACGGGCGATTGCTGCCGCACGCGAGGGTTATCAGGAGCCCAAGAAATCAGATTTCGGGCAGTTGAAATTGGAGGGGATTACCGACGCTCCGGTGAATATCTGTATTACGTGTGATCCCACCCGCGATGCGCCGCATGTCCTTGGGCGCAACACAATGCAGGAGATGGATGTCTATTCGACGTGCCTGGCTATCCAGAATCTCTGGCTGGCCGCTCGTGCCGAAGGTGTCGGAGTGGGGTGGGTATCTTTTCTCTATCCCCACGAACTCCGGGAAGTGCTGAACATCCCACACCATATCCAACCTGTCGCATACCTCTGCGTCGGCTATCCTAAAAACGGATTCCCTGATGAGCCGGTACTTCAGCAACAGGGCTGGCGAGAACGTATCAACGGAGAGGAACTTGTTCACTACGGCGCGTGGAATCCGACCAAAACACCAGAGACACAATCGCAGCCAAAATCCCCAACTGACGACTGA
- the thiC gene encoding phosphomethylpyrimidine synthase ThiC, whose product MAKTQLQWAKAGEITSAMERVAERENCDPDFVRQQVADGQAVIPNNHAHESLDPMIIGREFSTKVNANIGNSDTTSGIEGELRKLHTAVHYGTDTVMDLSTGENLDNIRSANIEHSPVPVGTVPIYEAVKHVDNPADITHELLLNIIEKQATQGVDYMTIHAGVLMEHLPLTDGRKTGIVSRGGSILAQWIEENGMQNPLYTKFEDICEIFAEHDVTFSLGDSLRPGCLADASDEAQFAELDTLGELTRTAWDHGVQVMVEGPGHVPMDEIADNVERQQDVCDGAPFYVLGPLVTDVAPGYDHITSAIGATEAARAGAAMLCYVTPKEHLGLPDEVDVRDGLAAYRIAAHAADVANDLPGARDWDDALSEARYEFDWRRQFELALDPERAQEYHDQTLPGDNYKEARFCSMCGVEFCSMRIDQDARDADGEMSSIDDETDLDASPSADVNLPPVGTHDTSRVPDEVEINGVTFTPAESHADD is encoded by the coding sequence ATGGCAAAGACTCAGCTTCAGTGGGCCAAAGCAGGCGAAATCACGTCCGCTATGGAACGAGTTGCCGAGCGGGAAAACTGTGATCCAGACTTTGTTCGACAGCAGGTTGCCGACGGACAAGCCGTCATTCCAAACAATCATGCGCACGAATCGCTTGACCCGATGATTATCGGACGTGAATTCTCTACAAAGGTTAACGCGAACATTGGCAATAGCGACACGACCAGTGGTATTGAAGGCGAACTCCGGAAACTCCACACTGCGGTCCACTATGGTACCGACACTGTGATGGACCTTTCAACCGGCGAGAATCTTGATAACATCCGTAGCGCTAATATTGAGCATTCACCCGTGCCGGTCGGTACCGTCCCGATTTACGAGGCTGTCAAGCATGTTGACAACCCCGCCGATATTACCCACGAACTGCTGCTCAATATCATCGAGAAGCAAGCCACGCAGGGCGTCGATTATATGACTATCCATGCAGGCGTGCTGATGGAACATCTCCCCCTGACAGATGGCCGTAAGACCGGAATCGTCTCACGAGGGGGCTCCATTCTAGCCCAGTGGATCGAAGAGAATGGGATGCAGAACCCGCTATACACGAAGTTCGAGGATATCTGCGAGATCTTCGCGGAACACGACGTCACGTTCTCATTGGGCGATAGCCTCCGCCCCGGTTGTCTCGCAGACGCGAGCGACGAAGCCCAGTTCGCCGAACTCGACACACTCGGTGAGCTGACTCGGACCGCATGGGACCATGGCGTCCAAGTCATGGTTGAAGGGCCAGGGCACGTCCCGATGGACGAGATTGCCGATAACGTCGAACGCCAACAAGACGTCTGTGATGGCGCACCATTCTACGTCCTCGGCCCGCTAGTCACCGACGTTGCGCCGGGCTACGACCACATCACAAGCGCGATCGGGGCGACCGAGGCTGCTCGTGCAGGAGCGGCGATGTTGTGCTACGTCACCCCGAAGGAACATCTTGGTCTACCTGATGAGGTAGATGTCAGAGACGGTCTTGCAGCCTATCGGATTGCAGCCCACGCTGCTGATGTCGCGAATGACCTTCCGGGTGCACGTGACTGGGATGACGCGCTCTCTGAAGCGCGCTATGAATTTGACTGGCGCAGACAGTTCGAACTCGCGCTGGACCCCGAGCGTGCCCAAGAATACCACGATCAAACATTGCCTGGCGACAACTACAAGGAGGCTCGCTTCTGCTCGATGTGCGGTGTAGAGTTTTGCTCGATGCGGATCGACCAAGACGCACGAGATGCCGACGGTGAGATGTCTTCGATTGATGACGAGACCGACCTTGATGCTTCGCCATCTGCGGATGTGAATCTCCCACCGGTTGGAACCCACGACACGAGTCGCGTTCCTGATGAAGTCGAAATCAATGGTGTCACATTTACTCCTGCCGAATCACACGCCGACGATTAA
- the cobT gene encoding nicotinate mononucleotide-dependent phosphoribosyltransferase CobT, producing the protein MKFVLTIGNTETARIDGISAAGANPDLMLHTPSADAEILSYGRPTQAPVVPVSPTGCPTPAVVSRAARELLEFESVVLNAGTAKPTTAPTVTLPGSTGQEIREARAVPDAAAKFDAARTYGQSLPDDELVVAETIPGGTTTAMGVLTALGEPTAVSSSLPENPLELKRSVVADGLQASGLAEGDADGEPVNALRAVGDPVLAAVSGLTVGALESGTDVTLGGGTQMSAAAALVRHYGVEAPLSQTTTSFIADDTSANVRKLADALDLDLTVTNPEFTRTDHPAMDAYVRGEAKEGVGMGGALALLTGKITDGPAVTMADLHEQIITVYDRLLADAPDDHPAAPPDSNIA; encoded by the coding sequence ATGAAATTCGTCCTCACAATCGGTAATACCGAGACCGCACGTATCGACGGAATCAGCGCGGCAGGGGCCAACCCGGACTTGATGCTCCATACACCCAGCGCAGACGCCGAGATTCTCAGCTATGGTCGTCCGACGCAGGCTCCTGTGGTGCCAGTCAGTCCAACGGGATGTCCAACCCCCGCTGTGGTGTCCCGTGCAGCGAGAGAACTGCTGGAATTCGAGAGCGTCGTCCTGAACGCAGGAACAGCGAAACCGACCACGGCACCGACGGTTACACTCCCCGGTTCAACGGGCCAGGAAATACGAGAGGCGAGGGCCGTCCCGGACGCAGCAGCAAAGTTCGATGCCGCACGGACGTATGGGCAGTCACTCCCCGATGACGAACTCGTCGTTGCCGAGACGATCCCCGGAGGCACGACGACCGCAATGGGTGTGCTGACGGCCCTCGGCGAGCCAACAGCCGTTTCCTCGTCACTGCCAGAGAACCCGCTCGAACTCAAGCGATCCGTGGTCGCTGATGGACTCCAAGCAAGTGGGCTCGCCGAGGGCGACGCTGATGGTGAACCAGTGAACGCCCTCAGGGCGGTCGGAGACCCCGTGTTAGCTGCCGTGTCGGGACTGACGGTCGGGGCGCTCGAATCAGGGACTGACGTGACGCTTGGCGGTGGGACTCAAATGAGTGCTGCGGCTGCGCTCGTGCGGCACTACGGTGTGGAGGCACCACTCTCCCAGACCACGACCTCGTTCATTGCTGATGACACCAGTGCGAACGTCCGCAAGTTAGCCGACGCACTCGACCTTGATCTCACGGTTACGAATCCTGAGTTCACCCGAACCGATCACCCTGCCATGGACGCCTACGTTCGTGGCGAAGCGAAGGAAGGGGTCGGGATGGGGGGCGCCCTCGCGCTCCTCACGGGCAAGATAACTGATGGCCCCGCGGTTACGATGGCTGATCTTCACGAGCAAATTATTACCGTGTACGATCGGCTGCTTGCGGACGCACCCGACGATCACCCCGCAGCCCCCCCGGACAGTAATATCGCCTGA
- a CDS encoding HNH endonuclease signature motif containing protein has protein sequence MTDSEYPWRDESLLYELYWEQELSTVKIADVLRCTQQTVSKWMQKLDIPRRDAREAAPNRRRHPAVFTDRGYVICATNYRGTTDSVGIHRLVMVAERGFDAVADKHVHHKNGVRWDNRPENLELLSHSEHAERHGFGSEIKPTDHDWDVSDRERDEQGRFK, from the coding sequence ATGACCGATTCAGAGTACCCCTGGCGAGATGAATCGCTCCTCTACGAACTCTACTGGGAACAGGAGTTGAGTACGGTCAAGATCGCGGATGTATTGAGATGTACACAACAGACGGTCTCGAAGTGGATGCAGAAGCTCGACATCCCTCGTCGGGATGCACGCGAGGCGGCCCCGAACCGGCGACGGCATCCCGCTGTGTTCACCGACCGTGGCTATGTCATCTGTGCCACAAACTATCGTGGGACGACGGATTCCGTCGGCATTCACCGGCTCGTAATGGTGGCAGAACGCGGGTTCGACGCCGTCGCGGACAAGCACGTTCATCATAAAAATGGAGTCAGGTGGGACAACAGGCCGGAGAATCTCGAACTCCTCAGTCACTCCGAGCACGCCGAACGACACGGCTTCGGGTCCGAGATTAAGCCAACCGACCACGATTGGGACGTGTCGGATCGCGAGCGCGACGAACAGGGGCGATTCAAATGA
- a CDS encoding DUF6166 domain-containing protein has translation MTTGYVGRRRGGELVVTRRPEDTELTPDRSLDLVNHSPNGFEVGYSGSGPAQLACALLLDYYGDEQVAREHYIAFRNKVVSQLECDGAAACWHLTGEKIDAAMATLTDDVVALADGGRPSPTLPENWRAVSRPDRRVFQRADCDHYIVLGDGSEEWLVVLCSQGDRAYPAPLAHRTVAEDADVERVIRELAEESNDLIEPPEGER, from the coding sequence ATGACGACGGGATATGTTGGACGACGTCGGGGAGGAGAGCTCGTTGTCACTCGCCGTCCTGAGGACACAGAACTCACCCCCGACCGCAGTCTCGACCTCGTCAATCACAGTCCGAACGGCTTCGAAGTCGGGTATAGTGGTAGCGGGCCCGCTCAGCTCGCGTGCGCACTCCTGCTTGACTATTACGGCGACGAGCAGGTCGCCCGTGAGCACTACATCGCGTTCCGGAATAAGGTGGTCTCGCAGCTGGAGTGCGACGGTGCAGCGGCGTGCTGGCACCTCACCGGCGAGAAGATCGACGCCGCGATGGCGACCCTCACCGACGACGTCGTCGCGCTCGCCGACGGCGGACGGCCGTCACCGACGCTCCCCGAGAACTGGCGAGCTGTCTCCCGCCCGGACCGGCGGGTCTTCCAGCGCGCTGATTGCGACCACTACATCGTACTCGGAGATGGAAGCGAGGAGTGGCTGGTCGTACTCTGCAGCCAGGGCGACCGTGCATATCCTGCCCCGCTCGCACATCGGACGGTTGCCGAGGATGCTGACGTGGAACGGGTAATCCGGGAACTCGCCGAAGAGAGCAACGACCTCATCGAACCTCCGGAGGGGGAGCGCTGA
- a CDS encoding universal stress protein gives MADLTRILVPIRYPLTDQSAQTLAAAGRLAHDHTPADLRVLHVNLYQTGDRTQTEELTHAISATLDGVEASVTTRQGFLVEEVILEEATQTDTDIIVVGANQQATWQKILSRILRNGPAVGAFLRENTAVDTDVMEVDPAAEIPTVESA, from the coding sequence ATGGCAGATCTAACCAGAATTCTCGTGCCAATTCGATATCCTCTCACCGACCAGAGCGCGCAAACCCTTGCAGCAGCTGGCCGACTCGCACATGACCACACACCAGCGGATCTTCGGGTTCTCCACGTCAATTTGTACCAAACAGGGGACAGAACACAAACGGAGGAACTCACCCATGCGATCTCGGCGACGCTCGATGGTGTCGAGGCATCCGTAACTACACGTCAAGGCTTTCTCGTCGAAGAAGTGATTCTCGAGGAGGCCACTCAAACTGATACCGACATCATTGTCGTTGGTGCGAATCAGCAGGCAACATGGCAAAAAATCCTGAGTAGAATCCTTCGGAACGGTCCTGCAGTCGGTGCATTCCTTCGTGAGAACACAGCTGTAGATACCGACGTTATGGAAGTAGACCCCGCGGCTGAGATTCCTACCGTCGAGTCAGCCTAA
- a CDS encoding RNA-guided endonuclease InsQ/TnpB family protein → MTHDQTLVKTLDFQLNIQSDNESLLEDATVESRWVYNETIRLAKQGVDWDEISDRVADDADLVKNTTQRIVAKALGAMENYHKYDGFGPPSHTKDGAYPLRANYEEGYNLTLCDDASVGFRISAKPYKHVNGVLEGDDAHLDILRAALTSDEWNIGTAEALFHDGTPELHVNVTNTEHTVRNKEDSRTVIGLDVNEGNVAVSALSADGVEDTLVIDFPEIKSERHRYFTMRKRVQNAAKPSMHDSLEGREERFVRDRLHKVSRHIVKWCQQFEKPCIVFEDLKEMRDSIDYGTRMNRRLHHLPFRALQYYTSYKAAFEGVPTAWIDPEYTSQRCPICGHTERGNRNKKRFKCQDCEHQDHSDRGASVNVAVKGIKKHQEWDVPALNSLPQVRKVRRQASGAVDAPTVTHDTDQGHQTDGVAGVSD, encoded by the coding sequence ATGACACACGACCAGACTCTCGTGAAGACGCTGGATTTCCAGCTGAATATCCAGAGTGACAACGAGAGTCTGCTGGAAGACGCCACGGTCGAATCGAGGTGGGTGTACAACGAAACCATCCGTCTCGCCAAGCAGGGCGTAGACTGGGACGAAATCTCCGACCGCGTGGCTGACGACGCCGACCTCGTGAAAAATACGACACAGCGTATTGTTGCGAAGGCACTCGGTGCGATGGAGAACTACCACAAGTACGACGGCTTCGGCCCGCCGAGCCACACCAAGGACGGTGCGTACCCGCTTCGAGCCAACTACGAAGAGGGCTACAACCTCACGCTCTGTGACGACGCATCTGTTGGGTTCCGTATCAGTGCCAAACCGTACAAGCACGTTAACGGGGTCCTGGAAGGCGACGACGCCCATCTCGACATATTGCGGGCGGCACTCACTAGCGACGAGTGGAACATCGGGACAGCGGAAGCACTGTTTCACGATGGAACGCCCGAGTTGCACGTCAACGTCACGAATACCGAGCACACCGTTCGAAACAAAGAGGACTCTCGGACGGTCATCGGCCTGGACGTTAACGAGGGCAACGTGGCAGTGTCGGCACTGTCAGCAGATGGCGTTGAAGATACGCTGGTCATTGACTTCCCTGAAATCAAGTCCGAGCGCCACCGGTACTTCACGATGCGAAAGCGGGTTCAGAACGCCGCAAAGCCGAGTATGCACGATTCGCTCGAAGGACGAGAGGAACGGTTTGTCCGTGACCGACTCCACAAGGTGAGTCGACACATCGTGAAGTGGTGCCAGCAGTTCGAGAAGCCGTGCATCGTCTTTGAAGACCTCAAAGAGATGCGCGACAGTATCGACTATGGCACCCGGATGAACCGACGCTTGCACCATCTACCGTTCCGTGCGCTCCAATACTACACATCGTACAAGGCCGCCTTCGAGGGCGTTCCAACGGCGTGGATTGACCCTGAATACACGAGTCAGCGGTGTCCGATATGTGGACATACGGAGCGTGGGAACCGGAACAAGAAGCGGTTCAAGTGTCAGGACTGTGAGCATCAAGACCACAGCGACCGAGGTGCGAGCGTCAACGTGGCTGTCAAAGGCATCAAGAAGCATCAAGAATGGGATGTGCCTGCTCTCAACAGCCTTCCCCAAGTGCGGAAGGTGCGACGGCAGGCATCGGGGGCCGTGGACGCCCCGACCGTGACCCACGACACCGATCAAGGGCATCAGACCGATGGTGTCGCGGGAGTGTCTGACTAA
- a CDS encoding DUF6610 family protein has translation MSLELSSSASTAREIAAARQADYVAFLHRAPFVADALALGFLPGFREDCGYQETQFQNLSLPVGMLDNDFRNPDLERFIDRFFEYEPEVGVIGDVDELDDVDAHVAAAREIQASYPEAQLIVVPKSQAVIDAIPETLVLGYSRGYADRLAHEFSDPADWRGRRVHILGGSPPKQLDSIRQLTRPTLTDEPPADIVGVDWNGLHRGAQFGEFWTADGWDDSGRDADHVTVRKTVRHSLARVREFWRTHGIWPESTPQDEGLNVEYEGPSPADLEGAACTECGANVWRTRRGPYVAEYDTGAICGYCSYECYFSHHHRNNLEEIAGEQSVYIPPA, from the coding sequence ATGTCCCTTGAGCTGAGCTCCAGCGCCAGCACCGCCCGCGAAATCGCCGCCGCCAGACAAGCAGACTATGTGGCGTTTCTGCATCGAGCTCCGTTCGTCGCCGATGCTCTAGCCCTCGGATTTCTCCCCGGATTTCGCGAGGACTGTGGGTATCAAGAGACGCAGTTTCAGAACCTCAGCCTCCCCGTCGGGATGCTCGACAACGATTTTCGAAATCCCGATCTGGAGCGGTTCATCGACCGTTTCTTCGAGTACGAACCAGAGGTCGGGGTCATCGGGGACGTCGACGAACTCGACGACGTCGACGCCCACGTCGCTGCTGCTCGCGAGATCCAAGCGAGCTATCCCGAGGCCCAGCTCATCGTCGTTCCAAAGTCGCAGGCGGTGATCGACGCAATACCCGAGACTCTTGTTCTTGGCTACTCGCGAGGCTATGCTGACCGGTTGGCCCACGAGTTCTCCGACCCAGCCGATTGGAGAGGGCGGCGCGTCCACATCCTCGGTGGGAGCCCGCCCAAGCAGCTCGACTCCATTCGACAGCTGACCCGACCGACACTCACTGACGAGCCACCGGCCGACATCGTCGGCGTCGACTGGAACGGGTTGCATCGTGGCGCACAGTTCGGTGAATTCTGGACGGCCGACGGCTGGGACGACAGCGGTCGCGACGCCGACCACGTCACCGTACGAAAGACGGTGCGCCACAGCCTCGCCCGCGTCCGTGAGTTTTGGAGGACCCACGGAATCTGGCCCGAATCGACACCGCAAGACGAGGGGCTCAACGTCGAGTACGAGGGACCGAGTCCTGCCGATCTCGAGGGCGCCGCCTGTACCGAGTGCGGGGCGAACGTCTGGCGAACTCGCCGCGGCCCGTACGTCGCCGAATACGATACCGGCGCAATCTGTGGATACTGCAGCTATGAGTGCTACTTCAGTCACCATCACCGGAACAACCTGGAGGAAATCGCCGGCGAACAGAGCGTCTACATCCCGCCGGCATGA
- a CDS encoding DUF3892 domain-containing protein — translation MSKWADYVITAVRYSGDSIEQVRVYEDDGDQLVNRDTKSRMAVILNLSVGQEYCTAYKNDNGKWTKGDDVGTVEVDGTTYLRTDGNNIASDNLGELPEF, via the coding sequence ATGAGCAAGTGGGCAGATTACGTAATCACTGCAGTTAGATACAGTGGTGACTCTATCGAACAAGTTCGGGTATATGAGGACGATGGAGATCAACTGGTCAACCGAGATACGAAATCGCGAATGGCCGTCATCCTCAACTTATCGGTTGGACAAGAGTACTGTACGGCGTATAAGAATGACAATGGGAAATGGACAAAGGGTGACGATGTCGGAACTGTAGAAGTTGACGGGACAACCTACCTTCGGACTGACGGGAACAACATCGCGAGCGACAATCTGGGCGAACTGCCCGAGTTCTAG
- a CDS encoding ArdC-like ssDNA-binding domain-containing protein has product MATTSDSSVSFEETDTRDDEMNSTIEQWIDDLVAGVDDAQASEEFQEWLDLQSRFHDYSYRNTLLIKRQCPEASRVAGYRTWQEEFDRHVTEGESAIWIWAPIITTQCPECENSPSYHEDSDCEYDETPPEEWSEGLVGFKPAPVFDVSQTEGEPLPDLDTAATGDAGNLIDRLTDAADELGVTVRIVPEAEWTHGEAKGICEQLSLVDMQPRVEVRDRENDADLARTLIHEYAHALLHFDVDDDTERSKREVEAEAVAYVVGRYCGLDTSGSAFYLAAWESDDPEVVRERLGRISRTAEELIDVLEDPPTR; this is encoded by the coding sequence ATGGCTACGACTAGTGACTCGTCGGTTTCCTTCGAGGAGACCGACACGCGAGACGACGAGATGAACAGTACCATCGAACAGTGGATCGACGACCTCGTCGCCGGCGTCGACGACGCGCAGGCCAGCGAGGAGTTCCAAGAGTGGCTCGACCTCCAGAGTCGCTTCCACGACTACTCCTACCGGAACACGCTCCTCATCAAGCGGCAGTGCCCCGAGGCGAGCCGGGTTGCGGGCTACCGGACGTGGCAGGAGGAGTTCGATCGCCACGTCACGGAGGGCGAGTCGGCCATCTGGATCTGGGCGCCGATCATCACCACGCAGTGCCCGGAGTGCGAGAACTCGCCGAGTTACCACGAGGACAGTGACTGTGAGTACGACGAGACGCCACCCGAGGAGTGGTCCGAGGGTCTCGTCGGGTTCAAGCCCGCGCCGGTGTTCGATGTCTCCCAGACCGAGGGCGAGCCGCTTCCCGACCTGGACACGGCAGCGACCGGGGACGCCGGCAACCTCATCGATCGGCTGACCGACGCCGCAGATGAACTCGGTGTGACGGTTCGAATCGTCCCGGAAGCGGAGTGGACGCACGGTGAGGCGAAGGGTATCTGCGAGCAGCTCAGTCTCGTCGATATGCAGCCGCGCGTTGAGGTCCGCGATCGGGAGAACGACGCCGATCTCGCACGGACGTTGATTCACGAGTACGCACACGCCCTACTCCATTTCGACGTCGACGACGATACCGAACGGTCGAAACGCGAAGTGGAGGCCGAAGCCGTCGCGTACGTCGTCGGGCGCTACTGCGGTCTCGACACCAGCGGGTCGGCGTTCTACTTGGCTGCTTGGGAGTCTGACGATCCCGAGGTCGTTCGCGAGCGGCTCGGGCGGATTAGTCGAACGGCAGAAGAACTCATCGACGTTCTCGAAGACCCGCCTACTCGCTAA
- a CDS encoding NRAMP family divalent metal transporter, which translates to MAFTRLYERLSGMGPAWLAGAIAAGPATISALVAAGVGYGYDLLWVVVLSAPVGFVALLLAARLGTATERGIVRAVEDRLGKWWAWLLVVDTVIVAGVAQLLIMKGLADVSTSLFGLTPPVWGVLWAVVLAVGLAGGGYRVAEIGAKVVVSAVVLVFVATLAVVPPDPAAAAAGLVPTTPPGAAVTVAGVLGGAVHITLVTMHTYTMRAREWGSDDYGLARFDAGASMLAAFGLYSLSIFLVVAGALGGRDVAPQATAAAAALEPVAGSAAVTLFLVGILGAAVSTLGGNTVVPPFLLADKLGWGTTVDDGRYRALLAGTALVSAAGAFVGGNFIPLLVQALALGLAGTPFVLALVLYLLYDVPGGPPSRLLTGSGVILLGVTSVTAANSVRDTAATLTDGLAPTPAFVTLFAVVLGLATLALLALFVREWAAGWRRADRTAG; encoded by the coding sequence ATGGCGTTCACCCGCCTCTATGAGCGGCTCTCGGGCATGGGGCCAGCGTGGCTCGCGGGTGCCATCGCAGCCGGTCCGGCCACGATTAGCGCGCTCGTGGCCGCTGGTGTCGGCTACGGATACGACCTCCTGTGGGTTGTGGTACTGTCTGCGCCGGTGGGGTTCGTCGCGTTGCTGTTGGCCGCCCGGCTCGGGACAGCTACTGAGCGGGGAATCGTCCGGGCCGTCGAGGACCGCCTCGGCAAGTGGTGGGCGTGGCTGCTCGTTGTTGACACCGTAATCGTCGCCGGTGTGGCCCAGTTGCTGATCATGAAAGGGCTCGCGGACGTGTCGACCTCACTATTCGGCCTGACTCCGCCGGTCTGGGGCGTGCTCTGGGCAGTCGTACTTGCGGTCGGACTCGCAGGCGGTGGGTACCGAGTCGCGGAAATCGGGGCGAAAGTTGTTGTCTCGGCTGTCGTGCTCGTGTTCGTCGCGACACTCGCGGTTGTTCCGCCGGACCCGGCCGCCGCCGCGGCAGGGCTGGTGCCGACGACGCCGCCGGGCGCGGCAGTCACCGTCGCAGGTGTGCTCGGAGGCGCCGTCCACATTACGCTCGTCACAATGCACACGTACACGATGCGGGCCCGAGAGTGGGGCAGCGACGACTACGGGCTGGCGCGATTCGACGCCGGCGCATCGATGCTGGCCGCGTTCGGGCTGTACAGCCTCTCCATCTTTCTGGTTGTGGCCGGGGCGTTGGGCGGCCGAGATGTCGCCCCACAGGCCACCGCGGCCGCGGCAGCGCTGGAGCCTGTCGCGGGGAGCGCGGCCGTGACGTTGTTCCTCGTCGGCATTCTCGGCGCCGCCGTCTCGACCCTCGGCGGCAACACGGTTGTCCCGCCATTCTTGCTCGCGGACAAGCTGGGATGGGGAACCACCGTCGATGATGGCCGGTACCGGGCGCTGTTGGCCGGGACGGCGCTGGTTTCGGCCGCGGGCGCGTTCGTCGGCGGGAACTTCATTCCATTGCTCGTTCAGGCGTTGGCACTCGGACTTGCTGGGACACCCTTCGTCCTCGCACTCGTTTTGTATCTCCTGTACGACGTTCCTGGTGGGCCTCCCTCGCGGCTCTTGACCGGCTCGGGCGTCATCTTACTAGGTGTAACAAGTGTAACGGCGGCCAACTCCGTCCGGGACACTGCAGCGACCCTGACCGATGGGCTCGCCCCGACTCCTGCGTTCGTCACCCTGTTCGCAGTCGTGCTAGGTCTCGCGACGCTCGCTCTACTCGCGCTGTTCGTGCGTGAGTGGGCAGCCGGGTGGCGACGCGCCGACCGCACGGCCGGGTGA